The following are encoded in a window of Ensifer adhaerens genomic DNA:
- a CDS encoding NADPH-dependent FMN reductase yields the protein MRILGISGSTRRLSTNSALLRAFQSLAPADITIEVFDNIGELPIFSPDLEGANAPESVIRFVEKISASDGLIISSPEYVRTIPGGLKNAIDWLVSGEAVIAKPIALIHASHRGDDMLAALRTVLLTLSSNFSETIFFRLPVMKETPDAIMEKLMDPAHRPAGEKFLKDFASFCRSQNGDVPDVIAI from the coding sequence ATGAGGATACTAGGAATTTCAGGAAGTACGCGTCGGCTTTCCACCAATTCGGCCTTGTTGAGGGCTTTCCAATCCCTCGCTCCAGCCGATATCACCATTGAAGTCTTTGATAACATTGGTGAGCTGCCGATCTTTTCTCCCGATCTGGAGGGCGCAAACGCCCCAGAAAGCGTCATCCGCTTCGTCGAGAAAATTTCGGCAAGTGATGGGCTAATCATCTCCAGCCCCGAGTATGTTCGCACCATTCCCGGAGGCCTCAAGAACGCCATCGACTGGCTTGTCTCGGGGGAGGCCGTAATCGCAAAACCGATAGCCCTCATCCACGCTTCGCACCGAGGCGACGACATGCTCGCAGCGCTGCGCACCGTCCTTTTGACATTAAGCTCAAATTTCTCCGAGACGATTTTCTTCCGGCTTCCCGTTATGAAGGAGACGCCAGACGCAATCATGGAAAAGCTCATGGACCCCGCTCATCGTCCGGCGGGGGAGAAATTCCTCAAGGATTTTGCATCGTTTTGCCGAAGCCAGAACGGGGACGTCCCTGACGTGATCGCTATTTGA
- a CDS encoding biliverdin-producing heme oxygenase has product MRGSERVELRNRTRDAHQRVDAAVGELSTIEDYRRYVARVLPFRAIMDEALRNVSWPEGWNWRPSGVAELLAQDACDLGLAPARRIRPDFDLSDPSALLGALYVVEGSSLGARVLRQRALKLGFDETFGAKHLASMANDTTRWPSFLSLLERTRDFDVVRSAVTANAVFALAQTCFESTYLVAS; this is encoded by the coding sequence ATGCGCGGAAGTGAACGCGTTGAATTGAGGAATAGGACGCGGGATGCACATCAGCGGGTAGACGCCGCGGTCGGCGAGCTCAGCACTATCGAGGACTATCGCCGGTACGTAGCGCGCGTGTTGCCGTTTCGTGCGATAATGGACGAAGCGCTGAGGAACGTCTCTTGGCCTGAAGGCTGGAATTGGCGACCATCAGGGGTTGCAGAGCTGCTTGCTCAGGACGCGTGCGATCTCGGCTTGGCACCGGCGCGCCGCATTCGGCCTGATTTCGATCTTTCCGACCCAAGCGCGCTGCTCGGTGCCCTCTACGTGGTGGAAGGGTCGTCTCTCGGTGCGCGGGTCTTGCGTCAGAGGGCGTTGAAGCTTGGTTTCGATGAAACCTTCGGCGCGAAGCACCTTGCTTCGATGGCGAACGACACGACCCGATGGCCGTCCTTCCTGTCGCTCCTCGAACGAACCCGCGATTTTGACGTCGTTCGGTCTGCCGTCACGGCGAACGCCGTGTTTGCTCTCGCCCAAACTTGCTTTGAAAGTACATATCTTGTCGCCAGTTGA
- a CDS encoding HWE histidine kinase domain-containing protein, with product MSPVEPVTLETCDREPIHIPGSIQPHGCLLACNVGFTTIERISANAAKMLAWEGSLLGRPLVDVLGPKLLHDLRNALAAAGAASRPALLLDVAFGDRVFDIAVHLHKSAVIIEFEPAPSIGQPLHIAREMIGRIKDITDVDRLVQRACRIVAGTIGYDRVMIYRFEQDGSGKVVSEAKRADLESFLGQYFPASDIPQQARALYLKNTIRVISDASGARVPVEPVLDGSGEPLDLSFAHLRSVSPIHCEYLRNMGVAASMSISVVLDGQLWGLIACHHYSPRALPMAQRVALEVFGEFFSLHLKSLKERRRVAAVAGTREALDRFLILSSHHEDVGELLRQSLREFSQLLANDGIGVMVDGKWAGIGTAPPDEERAALLDFIRTVSEGRVWATHALSQKFPEASAYSERLSGVLAIPLSQTGSDCLVFFRKELVQTLNWAGNPEKTYEAGPLGDRLTPRKSFAIWKETVQAQAQPWSEAEREIAEIVRVAIVEVVLRHNELMAGERRKSEVRQRMLNQELSHRVKNILAVIKSLVTSPQRHKNSLEEYVSTLQGRIEALAIAHDQVVRGDGGGILADLLEAELQPYRTNLSTITLEGPAVWLDSRAFSVMALVFHELATNAAKYGALSVTAGEVEVRWTMTGSDCDVSWRERNGPLVTLPLRRGFGSALIERSVPYDLHGRSSVRFEPSGLEAEFSIPSPHVKLTALGPTMETYTVGTAAPEQSGLGRANPRVLIVEDQMLIALDLEAMLSDEGFSEVSTASSVQQAMAHIERTAPELAILDINLGQTNSFGIAGELMRRGTPFVFATGYGEGAELPPDLIGVPIVRKPYSRNAIVGALSLLWDETLSRDAQRAVTGTTKGKTEIDV from the coding sequence TTGTCGCCAGTTGAACCCGTCACCCTCGAGACTTGCGACAGGGAGCCCATTCATATCCCCGGGAGCATCCAACCGCACGGTTGTCTTCTGGCGTGCAATGTCGGGTTCACGACGATCGAACGCATATCGGCAAACGCTGCGAAGATGCTCGCCTGGGAGGGCAGCCTCCTTGGGCGGCCTCTTGTCGACGTGCTCGGCCCAAAGTTGTTGCATGATCTGCGCAATGCGCTTGCGGCCGCGGGAGCGGCCTCACGACCGGCCCTTTTGCTCGATGTCGCTTTTGGCGACCGCGTGTTCGACATTGCCGTCCACCTTCACAAGTCGGCCGTCATCATTGAGTTCGAGCCGGCGCCGTCGATCGGTCAGCCCTTGCATATCGCGCGCGAGATGATTGGCCGTATCAAGGACATCACCGACGTCGACCGTCTCGTGCAGCGCGCGTGCCGGATCGTTGCCGGTACCATCGGCTATGACCGCGTGATGATCTACCGCTTTGAGCAGGACGGATCAGGCAAGGTCGTCAGCGAAGCGAAACGCGCCGATCTTGAGAGTTTTCTGGGCCAGTATTTTCCAGCAAGCGATATCCCCCAGCAGGCCCGCGCACTTTATCTCAAGAACACCATTCGCGTCATTTCGGACGCGAGCGGTGCGCGCGTCCCGGTCGAGCCGGTTCTGGACGGATCCGGCGAACCATTGGACCTCAGTTTCGCGCACTTGCGCAGCGTTTCGCCCATCCATTGCGAATACTTGCGCAACATGGGCGTCGCCGCGTCGATGTCGATTTCGGTTGTTCTGGACGGCCAGCTCTGGGGGTTGATCGCCTGCCACCATTATTCGCCGCGCGCCCTGCCGATGGCTCAACGCGTTGCGCTTGAAGTGTTCGGCGAATTTTTCTCGCTGCACCTGAAATCTCTGAAGGAACGTCGCCGGGTTGCGGCCGTCGCCGGCACACGCGAAGCGCTCGACCGTTTTCTCATTTTGTCCTCCCATCACGAGGATGTGGGTGAGCTGTTGCGCCAAAGCCTGCGTGAATTCTCGCAGTTGCTGGCAAACGACGGCATCGGCGTCATGGTCGATGGCAAATGGGCGGGGATCGGCACCGCTCCGCCGGACGAAGAAAGAGCCGCTCTTCTGGACTTCATCCGCACTGTCAGCGAAGGGCGCGTCTGGGCGACACATGCCCTGTCACAGAAGTTCCCGGAGGCATCGGCCTACAGCGAGCGGCTTTCGGGCGTTCTCGCCATTCCCCTTTCGCAAACCGGCTCGGATTGCCTGGTGTTTTTTCGCAAAGAACTGGTCCAGACCCTCAACTGGGCCGGCAATCCTGAAAAGACCTATGAGGCAGGTCCACTCGGCGACCGCCTGACACCACGCAAGAGCTTTGCGATCTGGAAGGAGACAGTCCAGGCGCAGGCGCAGCCCTGGTCGGAGGCCGAGCGGGAAATCGCCGAGATCGTCCGGGTCGCGATCGTCGAGGTGGTGCTGCGACACAACGAGCTGATGGCGGGCGAGCGGCGCAAGTCCGAGGTTCGGCAGCGGATGCTGAACCAGGAGCTTAGCCACCGCGTCAAGAACATCCTCGCCGTCATCAAATCTCTGGTGACGAGCCCTCAACGGCACAAGAATTCGCTCGAAGAATATGTTTCGACGCTGCAGGGTCGCATCGAGGCGCTCGCAATCGCGCATGACCAGGTCGTGCGCGGCGATGGGGGCGGGATCCTGGCGGATCTCCTGGAGGCCGAACTCCAGCCTTACCGGACAAATCTGTCGACAATAACGCTCGAAGGTCCTGCCGTCTGGCTCGACAGCCGTGCTTTTTCGGTAATGGCGCTGGTGTTTCACGAGCTCGCGACCAACGCCGCCAAATACGGCGCGCTTTCGGTGACGGCTGGCGAAGTAGAGGTGCGCTGGACGATGACCGGCTCCGATTGCGACGTCTCCTGGCGCGAGCGAAACGGTCCACTCGTCACTCTGCCGTTACGCAGGGGATTCGGTAGTGCCCTCATCGAGCGCAGCGTCCCCTACGATCTTCATGGGCGCAGCTCCGTCCGCTTCGAACCATCGGGGCTTGAGGCAGAGTTCAGCATCCCCTCCCCACACGTCAAACTCACCGCGTTAGGTCCGACAATGGAAACATATACGGTCGGTACCGCCGCTCCCGAACAAAGCGGCCTTGGCCGTGCAAACCCCAGGGTTCTGATCGTTGAGGATCAGATGCTCATAGCGCTTGATCTCGAAGCGATGCTGTCGGACGAAGGGTTCTCGGAGGTTTCGACGGCGAGCTCCGTGCAGCAGGCCATGGCACATATCGAGAGGACTGCTCCGGAACTGGCGATTCTCGATATCAATCTCGGGCAGACCAATTCGTTCGGGATCGCCGGCGAACTCATGCGCAGAGGCACTCCATTCGTTTTTGCTACAGGCTATGGCGAGGGAGCAGAACTGCCGCCGGACCTTATCGGCGTGCCGATCGTGCGCAAACCCTACAGCAGAAATGCCATCGTCGGAGCGCTTTCACTGCTGTGGGACGAGACCCTGTCCAGAGACGCGCAAAGGGCAGTGACAGGAACGACGAAGGGAAAGACCGAAATCGATGTCTGA
- a CDS encoding response regulator: protein MSDIKSLSREQLEDEILRLRALSQGGAALKVHNASDDDAREARYRALFEAIDDGFCIIGFIDGPHGPLSDYVHLEANSGYGRHTGISDIVGKRLREIEPGNADVWLDVYGSVLRTGKPVRFEQEFKSVARHIEVSATRIEPAGLRQVAVLFRDVTERKKAEAALRESESHARDNIQRVQMAMAAGAIIGTWLWDVPTDRFTVDEAFAAAFGFDPQQGRSGLSLADIVGAVHPDDQERVTASVREALAKGGAYAHQYRTRREDGRYRWLEANGRVECSSDGVALKFPGVLIDIEERRAVEAERDHALAALRTLNETLEQRVEERTAALVQAEDALRQAQKMEAVGQLTGGLAHDFNNILAGISGSLDLMKTRLAQGRVGEIDRYMTGAQGAVKRAAGLTQRLLAFSRRQTLDPKPSDINRIVAGMQDLISRSVGPGVAVETVGAGGLWTAFVDVGQLENALLNLCINARDAMPDGGRLTIETGNRWLDERAAAQRGLPPGQYVSLCVSDTGTGMSPDVVARAFDPFFTTKPIGQGTGLGLSMVYGFAGQSGGAVRIYSEVGKGTMICIYLPRHAAEDHSSDIPADAGPAPAATGVHTILVVDDEPLVRMVAVEILEELGYEVLEASDGPSALKMLDARPTIDLLVTDVGLPNGMNGRQLADAVRVQRPGLNVLFVTGYAENAVLNHGHLDHGMEVVTKPFTADVLARRVESLIRQ, encoded by the coding sequence ATGTCTGACATCAAGTCGCTGTCTCGCGAGCAACTCGAGGACGAGATCCTGAGGCTGAGGGCCCTGTCGCAGGGAGGCGCCGCGCTGAAGGTCCATAACGCCAGCGACGACGACGCGCGAGAGGCACGCTATCGAGCCCTTTTCGAGGCGATCGACGATGGTTTCTGCATTATTGGCTTCATCGACGGACCACATGGTCCGCTCAGCGATTACGTACACCTTGAAGCAAATTCCGGCTATGGCCGGCATACAGGCATCTCGGACATCGTCGGCAAACGGCTTCGGGAGATTGAACCCGGCAACGCGGATGTCTGGTTGGACGTCTATGGCAGCGTGTTGCGCACCGGCAAACCAGTGCGCTTCGAGCAGGAGTTCAAATCAGTCGCCAGGCATATCGAAGTTTCGGCCACCCGCATCGAGCCGGCAGGCCTGCGCCAGGTGGCGGTCCTATTTCGCGACGTAACCGAGAGGAAGAAGGCCGAAGCGGCGCTACGCGAGAGCGAAAGCCACGCGCGCGATAACATACAGCGTGTGCAAATGGCGATGGCCGCAGGGGCGATCATCGGCACGTGGCTGTGGGACGTGCCTACCGATCGCTTTACGGTCGACGAAGCTTTTGCGGCCGCGTTTGGGTTCGATCCGCAGCAAGGGCGCTCAGGCCTGAGCCTTGCCGATATCGTCGGCGCCGTTCATCCCGACGATCAGGAACGAGTGACGGCCTCGGTCAGAGAGGCCCTGGCAAAAGGCGGAGCCTATGCCCACCAATACAGGACGCGTCGCGAGGACGGGAGGTATCGCTGGCTCGAGGCGAACGGTCGCGTGGAATGCAGCAGTGACGGTGTTGCGCTTAAATTTCCGGGTGTCCTGATCGATATCGAGGAGCGGCGCGCGGTCGAAGCCGAACGCGACCATGCCCTTGCGGCCCTCCGCACGCTCAACGAAACGCTAGAGCAACGGGTAGAGGAACGCACCGCAGCCCTTGTCCAGGCGGAAGACGCCCTGCGGCAGGCGCAGAAGATGGAGGCTGTCGGGCAACTAACCGGGGGCCTGGCGCACGACTTCAACAACATCCTCGCCGGCATCAGCGGCAGCCTTGATCTGATGAAAACTCGGCTCGCCCAGGGCCGTGTGGGTGAGATCGACCGTTATATGACGGGAGCACAAGGGGCGGTGAAGCGGGCCGCGGGCCTAACTCAGCGCCTCCTTGCCTTTTCCCGCAGGCAGACGCTCGATCCGAAGCCGTCGGACATCAATCGCATCGTCGCGGGTATGCAAGATCTGATCAGCCGAAGCGTCGGTCCTGGGGTGGCGGTCGAGACTGTCGGAGCAGGAGGGCTGTGGACGGCCTTCGTCGATGTTGGCCAGCTCGAGAACGCTCTGCTCAATCTTTGCATCAACGCTCGCGACGCGATGCCGGATGGTGGACGCTTGACGATCGAGACCGGCAATCGGTGGCTCGACGAACGCGCTGCGGCCCAACGTGGATTGCCGCCGGGGCAATATGTCTCCTTGTGCGTCAGCGACACCGGTACGGGCATGTCGCCGGATGTGGTCGCCCGCGCCTTTGATCCGTTTTTCACGACGAAGCCGATCGGACAGGGGACGGGGCTTGGCCTTTCCATGGTCTACGGTTTTGCCGGCCAATCCGGTGGTGCCGTGCGCATATACTCCGAAGTGGGCAAGGGCACGATGATCTGCATTTATTTGCCCCGCCACGCGGCCGAAGATCATAGCTCCGACATACCAGCCGACGCGGGGCCCGCGCCTGCAGCGACCGGAGTTCACACCATCCTAGTCGTGGACGACGAACCCCTGGTCAGGATGGTCGCGGTCGAAATTCTCGAAGAGCTGGGCTACGAAGTGCTGGAGGCGAGCGACGGCCCTTCCGCCCTTAAAATGCTTGATGCACGCCCCACAATCGATCTTCTGGTTACCGACGTCGGGCTGCCGAACGGCATGAACGGACGGCAGCTTGCGGATGCGGTGCGCGTCCAGCGTCCCGGTCTTAACGTACTCTTCGTCACAGGGTATGCGGAGAACGCAGTACTCAACCACGGGCACCTCGACCATGGCATGGAAGTGGTCACCAAACCCTTCACAGCTGACGTGCTGGCGCGGCGGGTCGAAAGCTTGATCCGCCAATGA
- a CDS encoding BA14K family protein → MKAIGSLAFGIALSVCASAAAASVASLVLAKPTEPPLLKSASAPDLWTATPVRIDRSQQNYQRLPPVYSTYVTNPVSAKRTSGRLALTAPTLVTSHTGLSTAHRDWCSSRYRSYNPETNAYRSYGGQIRTCQSPYAVMYPIHKDRTAQIDRRFVGYATAEPRTVSCTVRYQSYRADDNTYQPYNGPRRHCLYPSQDARLEASNSVRPVSGR, encoded by the coding sequence ATGAAAGCGATCGGATCGCTGGCATTTGGCATCGCATTGTCCGTTTGCGCCAGCGCCGCGGCTGCGTCCGTCGCCTCACTCGTGCTGGCCAAGCCCACCGAACCTCCTCTGCTGAAGTCGGCTTCGGCTCCAGATCTTTGGACCGCAACACCGGTCCGGATCGACCGGAGCCAGCAGAACTACCAGCGTTTGCCGCCCGTCTATTCCACTTACGTCACGAACCCGGTTTCGGCGAAGCGAACATCGGGGCGTCTGGCACTCACCGCTCCAACCTTGGTGACCTCCCATACCGGCCTCTCGACAGCCCACCGCGATTGGTGCTCAAGCCGCTACCGGTCCTATAACCCCGAAACCAACGCGTACCGTTCATACGGTGGACAAATACGAACGTGCCAGTCGCCTTACGCGGTCATGTACCCGATCCACAAAGACCGGACGGCGCAAATCGATCGGCGGTTCGTGGGCTACGCGACGGCCGAACCGCGTACCGTCTCGTGTACCGTCCGCTATCAGTCGTATCGAGCCGATGACAACACCTACCAGCCCTACAACGGCCCTCGAAGGCACTGCCTTTATCCATCCCAAGATGCGCGCCTCGAAGCGAGCAACAGCGTGCGGCCCGTGTCGGGGCGATGA
- a CDS encoding NAD(P)/FAD-dependent oxidoreductase, translating to MEKITRKRKLRSNRPLWSNTRHIKVVAQSRISVDKVDVLIVGAGIGGALMALSLAKRDMKILVVDRRWPVQGSTLASTAMIQHEIDVPLHQLTTMIGQDKARRAWQRSARAVEALITLIDSLGIDCGFEQKKSLYLSGNAYGARALRLEIDARQAAGISARFLKSACLREEFGLNRTAAIESDISAAANPAQLTAGLWRKAQRDGVSLIGDTEITDVRSVEGWNAAATSTGEIILAKHVVFCTGYEFLDVVAHQGHRMVSTWALATKPHHPRPDWLKNYVLWEASDPYLYFRSTKDGRVIVGGEDEESATAFADPIKLRAKSQILRAKLSALLEIPIGEPDYLWAAPFGITSDGLPLIGNVPGLENVYAVMGYGGNGITYSQIAAEIVSSEILGYRDPDSELFAFR from the coding sequence TTGGAGAAAATCACGCGAAAGCGCAAATTGCGGTCCAATCGGCCACTGTGGTCCAACACGCGTCATATCAAGGTTGTCGCGCAAAGTCGCATCTCCGTTGACAAAGTCGATGTGTTGATCGTCGGCGCCGGCATCGGAGGGGCGCTGATGGCGTTGTCCCTTGCCAAGCGAGACATGAAAATTCTCGTCGTCGACCGACGCTGGCCGGTACAAGGCAGCACTTTGGCGAGCACTGCGATGATCCAGCACGAGATCGATGTGCCGCTCCACCAGCTCACCACGATGATTGGGCAGGACAAGGCGCGGCGCGCATGGCAACGCTCCGCAAGAGCAGTGGAAGCACTGATCACGCTCATCGACAGTCTTGGAATCGACTGTGGCTTTGAACAAAAGAAGTCTCTTTATCTGTCCGGCAATGCCTATGGTGCCCGCGCGCTTCGCTTGGAAATCGACGCGCGGCAGGCCGCTGGCATTTCAGCAAGGTTTCTCAAGTCTGCTTGCTTGCGCGAAGAGTTCGGTCTCAATCGGACTGCGGCAATCGAGTCCGATATTTCTGCAGCCGCAAATCCGGCGCAATTGACAGCCGGCTTGTGGCGCAAAGCCCAGAGGGACGGTGTTTCGCTCATAGGCGACACGGAGATTACCGACGTACGCAGCGTTGAAGGATGGAACGCCGCTGCGACCTCGACAGGCGAAATCATACTGGCCAAGCACGTTGTGTTTTGCACGGGCTACGAGTTTCTCGACGTCGTGGCCCACCAAGGCCATCGGATGGTATCCACCTGGGCTCTTGCGACTAAGCCGCACCATCCACGGCCTGACTGGCTTAAGAACTATGTTCTTTGGGAGGCATCCGATCCATACCTCTATTTTCGCTCGACCAAGGATGGTCGCGTGATTGTTGGAGGGGAGGACGAAGAAAGCGCCACCGCATTTGCGGACCCTATCAAGCTTAGAGCCAAATCCCAGATCTTGCGCGCAAAGCTGTCGGCGCTCCTGGAAATACCAATCGGCGAACCGGATTATCTTTGGGCCGCGCCTTTTGGCATTACCTCTGACGGATTGCCGCTTATCGGAAACGTTCCGGGGCTGGAGAATGTCTATGCTGTGATGGGTTATGGGGGCAATGGCATTACCTACAGCCAGATCGCTGCGGAGATCGTGTCGTCAGAGATTTTGGGCTACCGCGACCCAGATAGCGAATTGTTTGCCTTTCGCTGA
- a CDS encoding CsbD family protein, translating to MDWNRVEGNWKQIKGKVKEQWGKLTDDDLDQINGKREQLEGKIQERYGYAKDQARKDIDDWYSNQRFH from the coding sequence ATGGATTGGAACCGTGTTGAAGGCAACTGGAAGCAGATTAAGGGTAAGGTCAAGGAGCAGTGGGGCAAACTCACCGACGATGACCTCGACCAGATCAACGGTAAACGCGAGCAACTCGAAGGCAAGATCCAGGAGCGTTATGGATATGCCAAGGATCAGGCGAGGAAAGATATCGACGACTGGTATTCAAACCAGCGTTTCCATTGA
- a CDS encoding general stress protein — MKTVSGLFDDYSDARAAVSALEDRGVPSDDISIVSNNVGDRYGTANESNAAEGAGTGAGVGAAVGGIGGLLTGLGVMAIPGVGPVVAAGWLAATAAGAAAGAVAGGAAGGIIGAMTDSGVPEEHAHVYAEGVRRGGAVVTARVDDALQADAEAILRRGSWVDPVQRRASYSEQGWRRFDPTLAPYTPDEVEQERRRYRR, encoded by the coding sequence ATGAAAACCGTTAGTGGACTTTTTGACGACTATTCGGACGCCCGCGCCGCTGTGTCAGCCCTTGAAGATCGCGGCGTGCCGTCGGACGACATCAGCATCGTTTCCAACAATGTTGGGGATCGGTACGGCACTGCAAACGAAAGCAACGCGGCTGAAGGCGCTGGGACAGGCGCCGGTGTCGGCGCTGCGGTCGGTGGCATTGGCGGCCTGTTGACTGGCCTTGGGGTCATGGCCATCCCGGGTGTCGGTCCGGTGGTCGCAGCCGGTTGGCTTGCCGCGACCGCGGCGGGTGCTGCCGCCGGCGCGGTAGCAGGTGGTGCCGCCGGCGGGATTATCGGAGCGATGACGGATTCGGGCGTTCCGGAAGAACATGCCCATGTCTATGCGGAAGGCGTACGGCGCGGTGGCGCGGTCGTCACGGCACGGGTCGACGACGCGCTCCAGGCGGATGCCGAAGCGATCCTACGCCGCGGTAGCTGGGTCGACCCGGTGCAGCGTCGAGCTTCTTATTCAGAGCAGGGCTGGCGGCGCTTTGATCCGACGCTCGCTCCCTATACTCCCGATGAGGTTGAACAGGAGCGGCGGCGCTACAGGCGCTGA
- a CDS encoding PepSY domain-containing protein — protein sequence MKNILLAAVFLGVSSLGALAQTATPPATADGDTPAVATPDTTNPTAPVAGANSFTEEQAKDRLTDAGYTDVTGLKLDDKGVWRATASKDGKSMQVALDYQGNIVAN from the coding sequence ATGAAAAATATCCTGCTAGCCGCGGTCTTCCTCGGCGTATCGAGTTTGGGCGCGCTCGCGCAGACCGCCACACCTCCCGCTACGGCAGATGGTGATACGCCTGCCGTGGCAACACCAGACACCACCAATCCAACAGCGCCCGTCGCCGGTGCCAACAGTTTCACTGAAGAACAGGCCAAGGATCGCCTTACTGATGCCGGCTACACCGATGTGACCGGTCTAAAGCTCGACGACAAGGGCGTCTGGCGTGCAACTGCCTCGAAGGACGGCAAATCCATGCAGGTCGCGCTCGACTACCAGGGCAACATTGTTGCCAACTAA
- a CDS encoding pyridoxamine 5'-phosphate oxidase family protein, whose translation MTLTLNDISNELKNIDFGMLSTKKADGTISSRPMSNNGDVDYRGDTWFFCFEQSQKITEIKADPKVALTYTARPSLLGKPGIFIAIQGNASLVGDKQTFAEHWMSELERWFPQGVDTPGLLMIKVHASKVTYWDGDETGSIFAPDDHPQD comes from the coding sequence ATGACTTTGACGCTCAACGACATCTCCAACGAACTGAAGAATATCGACTTCGGCATGCTTTCGACAAAGAAGGCAGACGGAACCATCTCCAGTCGACCAATGAGCAACAATGGCGACGTGGACTATAGGGGGGACACCTGGTTCTTTTGCTTTGAGCAGTCACAAAAAATCACCGAGATCAAGGCAGATCCGAAGGTAGCCCTGACTTACACCGCTCGTCCGAGCCTTCTCGGCAAACCCGGTATTTTCATTGCAATCCAAGGGAATGCTTCGCTCGTGGGTGACAAGCAGACGTTTGCCGAGCATTGGATGAGCGAGCTTGAAAGATGGTTTCCCCAAGGCGTGGACACACCCGGTCTTTTAATGATCAAGGTTCACGCGTCGAAAGTCACCTACTGGGATGGCGATGAGACGGGGAGCATCTTCGCCCCTGACGACCACCCACAAGACTAG
- a CDS encoding TIGR02588 family protein, whose product MAKTPKPGSVENRRAHWIEWTTGAVSTILITALIGWISYQAATQADGPPDLSVTIVSSAGSAGGYLVMFDVNNAADRTAAAVVVRGEITDNDNVIETAEITLDYVPARSKARGGLIFRNDPAGRSRVSATGFSEP is encoded by the coding sequence ATGGCAAAGACCCCGAAACCAGGCTCCGTTGAAAATCGTCGAGCGCATTGGATCGAATGGACGACCGGTGCGGTTTCCACCATCCTGATCACGGCGCTTATTGGCTGGATCAGCTATCAGGCTGCAACCCAGGCCGATGGGCCTCCGGACCTCTCGGTGACGATCGTCAGCAGCGCGGGGAGTGCTGGCGGATATCTGGTCATGTTCGATGTTAACAATGCAGCCGACCGAACGGCGGCCGCCGTCGTCGTACGTGGCGAAATCACCGACAACGATAATGTCATAGAGACCGCGGAGATCACGCTTGACTACGTGCCTGCGCGATCGAAGGCGCGGGGTGGACTGATCTTTCGCAACGATCCTGCAGGTCGCTCCCGTGTTTCCGCGACCGGTTTCAGCGAACCGTGA
- a CDS encoding TIGR02587 family membrane protein, which produces MTKGGTRADFDHGRFAKGLARGFAGALLFALPMFLTMEMWELGLYIDRDRLLILFVVNIPLLVLLARRIGFENVSTWREALRDASIAYCLGIAASVFVLFMIGVLKIGQALPEVLGMIAIQAVPASIGALLGRSELGTRTESGEDEKDPIGETRGDGYGGELFMMVVGALFLGLNVAPTEEMILISFKMSLWHAIAAILASILLMHGFVYALSFIGGHELDENTPGWHALIRFTTPGYVIAFAISLYCLWTFHRLDGLDPTQAIVATAVLAFPSAIGAAAARLIL; this is translated from the coding sequence ATGACCAAGGGCGGGACGCGGGCCGATTTTGACCATGGCCGCTTCGCGAAGGGCCTCGCACGCGGCTTCGCCGGCGCGTTGCTTTTTGCGCTGCCTATGTTCCTCACGATGGAAATGTGGGAACTCGGCCTCTACATCGACCGCGACCGGCTGCTTATTTTGTTTGTGGTCAACATTCCGCTGCTTGTCCTCCTTGCGCGTCGGATCGGCTTTGAAAATGTATCGACGTGGCGCGAAGCGCTGCGAGACGCAAGCATTGCATACTGCCTGGGTATCGCGGCGAGTGTCTTTGTTCTTTTCATGATTGGCGTCCTAAAGATTGGCCAGGCCCTGCCGGAAGTGCTTGGAATGATCGCCATTCAGGCGGTCCCAGCCAGCATTGGCGCCTTGCTCGGCCGCAGCGAACTGGGGACACGAACCGAAAGCGGCGAGGACGAGAAGGATCCGATCGGCGAGACGCGGGGCGATGGTTACGGTGGCGAACTTTTTATGATGGTCGTTGGGGCTCTGTTTCTCGGTCTCAACGTCGCCCCAACCGAAGAAATGATCCTGATATCCTTTAAGATGTCGCTGTGGCACGCCATTGCCGCAATCTTGGCGTCGATCCTGCTGATGCATGGCTTCGTCTACGCCCTGTCTTTCATAGGCGGCCATGAACTCGATGAGAACACACCTGGCTGGCATGCCCTTATCCGCTTCACAACGCCGGGTTACGTCATCGCATTCGCGATCAGCCTCTATTGCCTATGGACGTTTCATCGGCTGGACGGCCTCGATCCAACACAAGCGATTGTCGCCACGGCTGTCCTCGCCTTCCCGAGCGCAATCGGCGCAGCCGCAGCGCGCCTCATTCTGTAG